Proteins from one Corynebacterium testudinoris genomic window:
- a CDS encoding ABC transporter permease gives MSTLLAATRPTRRDMVKHPWRLFAAMLLVALPVFLIVSLATYESSSNNVLRATEVHSTTWKGGGASCVQTVSGSNSECTGTASTGNEREELERALPSGFRTELSVLLPGELRADNNRTVYSSIQQLPAESLPHNLQPRTGTLPASGEIMISPSIADQLQVSVGDSITFTSPDHEGASGPLRISGTMPGAWPLTIQPTLFSPESVSTEFEGFGSGISWVISGDRKFTWEDVQALNAAGFVVNSLDVKANPPTEEELDPAMRGLEPIYPDQSLNFFLSIMVPSIMLVGMLILLIISPVFTIAVSRQTKVFALMSSQGATPRQIRWAVLAYGLGAGLVGATLGAAIGLATATGWWMYRYPGWPMNVPWQIVGAAWVTAVIGSVVAAFLPAVLASRASISAGIAGAAPDRMMRWRPWMAVGPVVLVLTLAFLGVMREFIPDWYMFYESFGRLVVIAALAASAPALGWLIARLGRTAPLTLRLAVRDAGRQMMKTAPALAAIMAISFVAVSVWTSAETSNNRQLTETAEVYQYDTATIMSSGYLPQELKKEELQSTLDSVKAITGPAKEVDLYGMPMTLVTGDPHPTLSIKYPDCRWPEELESEKCSALTNSGWVGGPFRAGMASTVFGGPDLLEMFALDDSVRQEASTALLRGVVLIPTSQAILVEEDGTATFELLTGDIAEPIQLPAMAVLPAGGGATIIPREVAGQLGLHYEYVGTTLMPLNKLTYEQRTEISDSLKESAIGLNATFTPTFGVSWKYTAPLLAGILALIVVVVVALVLALSMQTSRRHFALIDALGASPSLPSRATALFAGGLTLAGTLTGSVIGLLFTWLTLQADYHNYFSGEIERLGDVQFFQINWYPIIALVVVAPLLAAGVGSLFHRRRAELEYRET, from the coding sequence ATGAGCACCCTCCTAGCCGCCACCCGACCTACCCGGCGCGACATGGTCAAACACCCTTGGCGCTTGTTTGCTGCCATGTTGCTCGTCGCCCTGCCGGTATTCCTGATCGTCTCTTTGGCCACTTACGAGTCATCTTCAAACAACGTGCTGCGGGCCACCGAGGTTCATTCCACGACGTGGAAGGGCGGGGGCGCGTCGTGTGTCCAAACTGTCTCTGGCTCTAACTCTGAGTGCACCGGCACCGCCAGCACTGGGAATGAGCGTGAGGAGCTGGAGCGGGCCCTACCATCGGGCTTTCGCACGGAACTGAGCGTCCTCCTCCCGGGTGAACTTCGGGCCGACAACAATCGGACCGTTTATTCCTCGATTCAGCAGCTTCCGGCGGAGTCGCTACCGCATAACCTGCAACCGCGCACCGGCACCCTGCCCGCCTCTGGCGAGATCATGATTTCTCCGAGCATCGCGGACCAACTACAAGTCTCCGTCGGGGACTCCATCACCTTCACTTCTCCCGATCACGAGGGAGCCTCCGGTCCGCTCCGCATTTCTGGCACGATGCCGGGCGCCTGGCCCCTGACCATCCAACCCACCTTGTTCTCCCCGGAATCGGTCTCCACGGAGTTTGAGGGCTTCGGCTCGGGCATTTCGTGGGTAATCTCCGGAGATCGGAAGTTTACCTGGGAGGACGTGCAGGCTCTCAACGCCGCAGGCTTCGTGGTCAACTCCTTGGATGTCAAGGCCAATCCGCCCACGGAGGAAGAACTCGATCCGGCGATGCGTGGCCTCGAGCCCATCTATCCTGACCAGTCTCTGAATTTCTTCCTCTCCATCATGGTCCCCAGCATCATGCTGGTCGGCATGCTCATCCTCCTCATCATTTCACCGGTGTTCACCATCGCGGTGTCCCGCCAGACGAAGGTTTTCGCCTTGATGAGTTCCCAGGGAGCGACGCCTCGTCAGATCCGCTGGGCAGTCCTCGCGTATGGCCTGGGCGCCGGTCTGGTTGGTGCGACCCTCGGCGCGGCTATCGGCCTTGCCACCGCCACCGGCTGGTGGATGTATCGCTACCCCGGATGGCCGATGAATGTCCCGTGGCAGATTGTTGGTGCCGCCTGGGTGACGGCGGTGATCGGCTCGGTCGTCGCGGCATTCTTGCCAGCGGTTTTGGCATCGCGGGCGTCGATAAGCGCCGGCATCGCCGGGGCCGCTCCTGACCGTATGATGCGCTGGCGACCGTGGATGGCGGTTGGTCCCGTCGTTCTTGTGCTGACTCTGGCGTTTCTCGGGGTGATGCGAGAGTTCATCCCTGACTGGTACATGTTTTATGAGTCCTTTGGCAGGCTAGTTGTCATTGCTGCACTAGCTGCTTCGGCACCGGCGCTGGGATGGTTGATCGCCCGACTCGGTCGAACTGCTCCTCTGACGCTGCGGCTCGCCGTTCGTGACGCCGGACGGCAGATGATGAAAACGGCTCCGGCTCTCGCCGCGATCATGGCGATATCATTTGTGGCGGTTTCCGTGTGGACGAGTGCTGAGACCTCGAATAACCGTCAGCTCACGGAGACCGCGGAGGTATATCAATATGACACCGCCACGATCATGTCGTCTGGTTACCTGCCTCAGGAACTCAAAAAAGAGGAGCTGCAAAGCACCCTCGACAGCGTCAAAGCGATAACCGGTCCGGCGAAGGAGGTAGACCTTTACGGCATGCCTATGACCCTCGTCACTGGGGACCCTCACCCAACTCTCTCGATTAAGTACCCTGACTGCCGTTGGCCAGAAGAATTAGAGTCAGAAAAATGCTCCGCACTGACCAACAGCGGATGGGTAGGGGGTCCGTTCAGAGCGGGCATGGCAAGCACAGTCTTCGGCGGCCCCGACTTGCTGGAGATGTTTGCCCTTGATGATTCAGTTCGGCAAGAAGCGAGTACCGCTCTATTACGGGGTGTGGTTCTCATTCCGACTTCTCAAGCGATTCTCGTCGAGGAAGATGGAACAGCCACCTTCGAACTCCTGACAGGTGACATCGCCGAGCCCATCCAATTGCCAGCAATGGCGGTCTTACCTGCAGGCGGAGGGGCAACCATCATTCCGCGCGAGGTAGCGGGGCAGCTCGGTCTCCACTACGAGTATGTGGGCACCACGTTGATGCCTTTGAACAAGCTCACTTACGAGCAGCGCACAGAGATAAGCGATTCACTCAAAGAATCGGCAATCGGGCTCAATGCGACCTTTACTCCAACGTTCGGTGTTAGCTGGAAGTACACTGCACCGCTACTTGCAGGCATTCTTGCCCTGATCGTGGTCGTGGTTGTTGCGCTGGTCCTGGCCTTGTCGATGCAGACGTCGCGCCGTCACTTCGCGCTTATCGACGCCCTCGGAGCCTCACCCTCACTTCCCTCCCGGGCCACGGCCCTCTTCGCTGGTGGTCTGACCCTCGCCGGCACCCTCACGGGTAGCGTCATCGGGCTGCTGTTTACCTGGCTGACACTGCAAGCGGATTATCACAATTACTTCTCCGGCGAGATTGAAAGGCTGGGAGATGTTCAGTTCTTCCAGATCAACTGGTACCCCATCATCGCGCTGGTGGTAGTAGCCCCGCTCCTGGCCGCTGGGGTGGGCTCGTTGTTCCATCGCCGCCGCGCGGAGTTGGAGTATCGGGAGACGTAA
- a CDS encoding ABC transporter ATP-binding protein translates to MSPTSPYPIELQNVSCVYGQGPRQVVALDDVSLAVSPGELVAVMGPSGSGKSTLLNVAGLLQTPTSGRVLIDGADAADLSPSRSAQLRRSRIGLVFQHYNLVPTLTIGENVTLPLELDGVSPAQCRDAAEIALAEVGLEGLAARFPDEISGGQAQRAAIARALIGERRVLLADEPTGALDTTTGDAVLRILRERVDSGAAGLLVTHEPRLAGWADRVVMVRDGRIFDEDDQR, encoded by the coding sequence ATGTCACCCACGTCCCCTTACCCCATTGAGCTCCAGAACGTTTCCTGCGTGTACGGGCAGGGTCCCCGTCAGGTCGTCGCCCTCGACGATGTGTCGTTGGCGGTGTCTCCCGGCGAGCTCGTGGCCGTCATGGGTCCGTCCGGCTCGGGCAAGTCCACGTTGCTCAACGTTGCGGGGCTGCTGCAAACTCCGACCTCCGGTCGGGTGCTTATCGACGGCGCCGATGCCGCCGATCTCTCCCCGTCCCGGTCCGCCCAGCTGCGGCGAAGCCGCATCGGCCTGGTCTTCCAGCATTACAACCTTGTTCCCACTCTCACCATCGGCGAGAACGTGACGCTTCCCCTCGAACTGGACGGGGTCTCCCCCGCTCAGTGCCGGGACGCTGCGGAGATCGCTTTGGCCGAGGTCGGTCTCGAGGGCCTGGCAGCGCGTTTCCCCGATGAGATTTCCGGCGGGCAGGCCCAGCGCGCGGCCATCGCCCGGGCGCTCATCGGTGAGCGCCGTGTGCTGCTTGCCGATGAACCCACCGGCGCCCTGGATACCACCACTGGCGACGCCGTCCTGCGCATCCTGCGCGAGCGCGTCGACTCCGGGGCCGCTGGCCTGTTGGTGACCCACGAGCCGCGCCTCGCCGGCTGGGCTGACCGAGTTGTCATGGTGCGCGACGGGCGGATCTTTGATGAGGATGATCAGCGATGA
- a CDS encoding PadR family transcriptional regulator, translating into MSIKYSILALLAKGPCSASQLQNQFRQVTDEFWPLNIGQVTQTISRLERDALIEPAEQIIGANGHPTDTYRLTDQGRALLATWWTEPVIRPKAERDELVIKVALAAHFDEVDLIALLDRQRRAAIADLRALTITSRDLPDTRTAERLQVERRIHDLESEVRWLDRVEALSRPGTHPATKEA; encoded by the coding sequence ATGTCGATCAAATACTCCATACTCGCACTCCTGGCGAAGGGCCCGTGCTCCGCCAGCCAACTGCAGAACCAGTTTCGGCAGGTTACTGATGAATTTTGGCCACTGAACATCGGCCAGGTCACCCAGACGATCTCCCGACTGGAACGCGATGCCCTCATCGAGCCCGCCGAGCAAATCATTGGTGCCAACGGCCACCCCACGGACACCTACCGGCTCACTGACCAAGGCCGCGCGCTCCTGGCCACGTGGTGGACCGAGCCCGTGATCCGCCCCAAGGCTGAGCGCGATGAGTTGGTGATCAAAGTGGCTCTGGCCGCGCATTTCGATGAGGTAGATCTCATTGCGCTCCTCGATAGGCAGCGCCGCGCCGCCATCGCTGATCTGCGCGCGCTCACTATTACTTCCCGCGATTTGCCCGATACGCGCACGGCCGAACGCCTCCAGGTTGAGCGCCGGATTCACGATTTGGAGTCCGAGGTTCGCTGGCTTGACCGCGTTGAGGCTCTTTCCCGTCCAGGTACCCACCCCGCAACCAAGGAGGCATGA
- a CDS encoding M23 family metallopeptidase, giving the protein MRQTTQRSARGRHRKISTSQTTKGRIALVAVATGAVSTAGIGGAAAASLHNQDAPAGNDIELAANAGDLAGALNASPQILAIAEFKPVVNIQDQLNKAIEYNVNRVQADLAQRGPAVVKPAEGAFTSGYGMRWGALHAGIDIANAINTPILAVMDGTVIDSGPASGYGNWIRIQHADGSISVYGHMETLNVAVGEVVHAGQQIAGMGSRGFSTGSHLHFEIHPAGGGAIDPVPWFAERGIVIA; this is encoded by the coding sequence ATGCGACAGACGACTCAGCGGTCAGCTCGAGGTAGGCACCGCAAGATCTCCACCTCGCAGACGACCAAAGGTCGCATCGCACTCGTGGCAGTAGCCACCGGTGCGGTATCCACTGCAGGTATCGGCGGCGCCGCCGCTGCCTCCCTGCACAACCAGGACGCACCCGCCGGCAACGACATTGAGCTCGCTGCCAACGCAGGCGACCTCGCCGGCGCCCTCAACGCATCCCCGCAGATCCTGGCAATCGCCGAGTTCAAGCCGGTCGTCAACATCCAGGACCAGCTCAACAAGGCTATCGAATACAACGTTAACCGCGTCCAGGCCGACCTGGCCCAGCGCGGCCCCGCCGTGGTCAAGCCCGCCGAAGGTGCATTCACCTCCGGCTACGGCATGCGCTGGGGCGCCCTCCACGCGGGCATCGATATCGCCAACGCCATCAACACCCCGATCCTGGCAGTCATGGACGGCACCGTCATCGACTCCGGCCCGGCCTCCGGCTACGGCAACTGGATCCGCATCCAGCACGCTGACGGCTCCATCTCCGTCTACGGCCACATGGAGACCCTCAACGTCGCCGTCGGCGAGGTTGTGCACGCTGGCCAGCAGATCGCCGGCATGGGTAGCCGCGGTTTCTCCACCGGCTCCCACCTCCACTTCGAGATCCACCCCGCTGGTGGCGGAGCAATCGATCCGGTTCCGTGGTTCGCGGAGCGCGGCATCGTCATCGCCTAA
- a CDS encoding cell division protein PerM, whose translation MAQWTMMSKKTSPQSRPGRRLRNLRVGSKTTSRPSRTPDAAPQAPTTTVGRVRRYVPVVAIPLAILVLGLIVVGLSGLMITGLSLTAFSATIAQLWLLLNLVPVNAGGITIGVLPLLPTIGLIAFMARRIHRAVRDRVSIADLIVLVTAALLIPVVLTLIAAGMMWDAGRVFDVGPPPLGHAIGRTVLVHGLAVVIGMGGRLWRALLGRYGAPEWLVDAAVVAVRIFTWLAIASLVLFLILLVTGWSRQVEVAQVYQGAGGFIGMVIVSLLYLPNALIWSIAVLLGSEFHFGAASVSLYAIDLVQLPPLSLLALIPGSVHDWAIGLLFIVAAVCAYVHGRVRPGFRQALASGAIAAGLTLVACYLTSGQVGYFGHVGPMLWMTVGLAFVWIAGIGLVAAAVGMIADRRAPAVVVAEPEPEPEPEPEPSPEPEEEEEILEGEVVSEETEDSEDTVITEDTPVTEDGGEDDEKEPPTG comes from the coding sequence GTGGCACAGTGGACGATGATGAGCAAAAAGACCAGTCCCCAGTCGCGTCCGGGCCGGCGCCTGCGCAACCTTCGTGTGGGCAGCAAGACGACGTCTCGCCCGAGCCGCACCCCGGATGCTGCCCCGCAGGCACCCACGACGACTGTGGGGCGCGTGCGTCGTTATGTTCCTGTCGTCGCTATCCCGTTGGCCATCCTCGTGTTGGGGCTCATTGTGGTGGGCCTGTCCGGCCTCATGATTACGGGCCTGTCCCTCACTGCGTTCTCGGCGACCATCGCGCAGCTGTGGCTGCTGCTCAATCTGGTGCCGGTCAACGCCGGGGGAATCACCATTGGCGTGCTGCCGCTTCTGCCCACCATCGGCCTCATCGCCTTCATGGCCCGCCGCATCCATCGGGCGGTCCGCGATCGGGTGAGCATCGCCGACCTTATTGTCTTGGTTACGGCGGCCTTGCTTATCCCGGTCGTGCTCACCCTCATTGCCGCCGGGATGATGTGGGATGCCGGCCGTGTCTTCGACGTCGGGCCGCCGCCCCTCGGCCATGCCATCGGCCGCACCGTGCTCGTGCATGGCCTCGCGGTAGTCATCGGGATGGGCGGTCGGCTGTGGCGGGCGTTGCTCGGCCGCTACGGCGCGCCGGAATGGCTTGTCGACGCCGCCGTGGTCGCCGTCCGCATCTTCACCTGGCTGGCGATCGCCTCGTTGGTGCTGTTCCTCATCCTCCTGGTTACGGGGTGGTCGCGCCAGGTTGAGGTCGCGCAGGTCTACCAGGGTGCCGGCGGCTTCATTGGCATGGTGATTGTCAGCCTGCTCTATCTGCCGAATGCACTCATCTGGTCAATTGCCGTCCTGCTGGGTTCGGAGTTTCACTTCGGCGCAGCCTCCGTCTCGCTCTACGCCATTGATCTGGTCCAGCTCCCTCCGCTGTCCCTGCTTGCCCTCATCCCGGGGAGCGTCCATGACTGGGCCATCGGGTTGTTGTTCATCGTGGCGGCGGTGTGCGCGTATGTGCACGGGCGGGTGCGCCCTGGGTTTCGTCAGGCATTGGCCTCAGGCGCCATTGCCGCGGGGCTCACCCTCGTCGCCTGCTATCTCACGTCGGGGCAAGTGGGCTACTTCGGTCACGTCGGCCCGATGTTGTGGATGACCGTCGGGTTGGCTTTCGTGTGGATCGCGGGCATTGGGCTCGTGGCAGCGGCCGTCGGGATGATTGCGGATCGTCGGGCGCCAGCCGTGGTGGTCGCCGAGCCGGAACCAGAACCCGAACCAGAACCGGAGCCGAGCCCAGAACCCGAAGAGGAGGAAGAAATCCTCGAGGGAGAGGTCGTCTCAGAAGAAACAGAAGACTCAGAAGACACTGTAATAACAGAGGACACTCCGGTCACCGAAGATGGGGGAGAAGACGACGAGAAAGAGCCGCCCACGGGCTAG
- the purN gene encoding phosphoribosylglycinamide formyltransferase — protein sequence MGEKTTRKSRPRASIKRVTFPPANTRLNVVVLVSGSGTLLQSLLDNQDDSFRVSRVIADVECPALERAVGAGVDTHVVELDGDRAAWNVTLADAIAEANPDLIVSAGFMKILGAGVLDRFGGRIINTHPALLPSFPGAHAVRDALAHGVKVTGSTVHFIDAGVDTGPIIAQQAVSIEPGDDEGSLHERIKQIERQLIVSVLRAATIDQTTRKVKFIHER from the coding sequence ATGGGGGAGAAGACGACGAGAAAGAGCCGCCCACGGGCTAGTATCAAACGCGTGACTTTTCCTCCCGCGAATACCCGGCTCAACGTTGTCGTCCTGGTATCCGGAAGCGGCACCCTGTTGCAGTCGCTTCTGGATAACCAGGATGATTCTTTTCGGGTCTCTCGCGTCATCGCTGACGTTGAGTGCCCGGCATTGGAACGTGCGGTAGGGGCGGGCGTCGATACGCATGTTGTTGAGCTCGACGGCGACCGTGCAGCCTGGAACGTCACACTCGCCGACGCGATAGCGGAGGCCAACCCGGACCTCATCGTCTCGGCCGGATTCATGAAAATCCTCGGCGCGGGCGTGCTCGATCGCTTCGGTGGTCGCATCATCAATACCCATCCGGCCCTGCTTCCCTCATTCCCGGGAGCGCACGCCGTCCGCGACGCCCTCGCCCATGGGGTGAAAGTCACCGGCTCGACCGTCCATTTCATCGATGCCGGAGTGGACACGGGCCCAATCATCGCGCAGCAAGCGGTGAGCATCGAACCGGGGGATGATGAAGGCTCCCTCCACGAGCGAATCAAGCAGATCGAACGCCAACTCATCGTTTCGGTGCTGAGGGCGGCGACCATAGACCAGACCACCAGGAAGGTTAAGTTCATCCATGAGCGATGA
- the purH gene encoding bifunctional phosphoribosylaminoimidazolecarboxamide formyltransferase/IMP cyclohydrolase has product MSDDRKVIKRALISVYDKTGLEQLAASLHEAGVEIVSTGSTAATIAQQGIPVTPVEELTGFPECLEGRVKTLHPKVHAGILADTRKDDHLAQLADLGVEPFQLVVVNLYPFSETVASGASFDECVEQIDIGGPSMVRAAAKNHPSVAVVVSPSRYADVTVALSDGGFTRPQRTRLALDAFRHTAAYDVAVATWLGEQADDSGDFPAWIGSSHDLSHTLRYGENPHQAAALYADKGAGGLANATQLHGKEMSYNNYQDADAAWRAAWDHERPCVAIIKHANPCGIAVSDTSIADAHRRAHASDPMSAFGGVIAANREVTVAMAEQVADIFTEVIIAPSYAAGAVDVLARKKNIRVLLAGPLTRTGLERREISGGVLVQERDALQAEGDDPANWTLVAGRAASDQVLADLQFAWAAVRAVKSNAILISRDGATVGVGMGQVNRVDSAKLAVERANTLAGDQNRTKGSVAASDAFFPFADGFEVLSDAGVTAVVQPGGSIRDDEVIAAAEKAGVTMYFTGARHFAH; this is encoded by the coding sequence ATGAGCGATGATCGCAAGGTAATCAAACGCGCACTGATCAGCGTCTACGACAAAACAGGGCTGGAACAGCTCGCCGCTTCACTCCATGAGGCCGGCGTGGAAATTGTCTCCACTGGCTCTACCGCGGCGACCATCGCCCAGCAAGGCATCCCCGTCACCCCCGTCGAAGAGCTCACCGGATTCCCCGAATGCCTCGAAGGGCGCGTCAAAACCTTGCACCCCAAGGTCCACGCCGGCATCCTCGCCGACACGCGCAAAGACGATCACCTGGCACAGCTCGCCGACCTTGGTGTGGAGCCCTTCCAGCTCGTCGTGGTCAACCTCTACCCCTTCTCCGAGACCGTCGCTTCCGGCGCCTCCTTCGATGAGTGCGTCGAGCAAATCGACATCGGCGGGCCCTCCATGGTCCGCGCCGCTGCGAAAAACCACCCGTCCGTCGCCGTCGTTGTCTCGCCGTCCCGCTACGCCGACGTCACCGTCGCGCTTTCCGACGGCGGCTTCACCCGCCCCCAGCGCACCCGCCTCGCCCTCGACGCCTTCCGCCACACCGCAGCGTACGACGTCGCCGTGGCCACCTGGCTCGGCGAACAAGCCGACGACAGCGGCGATTTCCCCGCCTGGATCGGCTCCTCCCACGACCTCTCCCACACCCTGCGCTACGGCGAAAACCCCCACCAAGCAGCGGCTCTCTACGCCGACAAGGGTGCTGGCGGGCTGGCCAATGCCACCCAGCTGCACGGCAAGGAGATGAGCTACAACAACTACCAAGACGCCGACGCCGCCTGGCGCGCCGCCTGGGACCACGAACGCCCCTGCGTAGCCATCATCAAACACGCTAACCCCTGCGGCATCGCCGTCTCTGACACCTCCATCGCCGACGCCCACCGCCGCGCCCACGCCAGCGACCCCATGTCCGCCTTCGGAGGCGTCATCGCCGCCAACCGCGAAGTCACCGTCGCCATGGCCGAACAGGTCGCCGACATCTTCACCGAAGTCATCATCGCCCCGTCCTACGCCGCCGGAGCCGTCGATGTCCTCGCCCGCAAGAAAAACATCCGCGTCCTCCTCGCCGGGCCCCTCACCCGCACCGGACTCGAACGCCGCGAGATCTCCGGAGGCGTCCTCGTCCAAGAGCGCGACGCCCTCCAAGCCGAGGGCGACGATCCCGCCAACTGGACCCTCGTTGCCGGCCGCGCCGCCTCCGACCAGGTCCTGGCCGACCTCCAATTCGCTTGGGCCGCCGTTCGCGCCGTCAAATCCAACGCAATCCTCATCTCCCGCGACGGCGCCACCGTCGGAGTAGGAATGGGCCAGGTCAACCGCGTCGACTCCGCCAAGCTCGCCGTCGAACGCGCCAACACCCTCGCCGGCGATCAGAACCGGACCAAGGGCTCCGTTGCTGCCTCCGACGCCTTCTTCCCCTTCGCCGATGGCTTCGAAGTGCTTTCCGACGCCGGTGTCACAGCCGTCGTCCAGCCCGGCGGCTCCATCCGCGACGACGAAGTCATCGCCGCCGCAGAAAAGGCGGGCGTGACGATGTACTTCACCGGCGCACGTCACTTCGCCCACTAG
- a CDS encoding CoA-acylating methylmalonate-semialdehyde dehydrogenase — translation MTTATVSHVVGEKHIDTATRSLKVFNPATGQAIRQVPMADLDFLNDAVSIAAEAQKQWRETGIAKRSRVFFELASIIRRDQEELARIISEENGKTLPDAAGEIARGLENVEFCAGALNHLKGEHLEQASGGIDVTQLKQPLGVVACITPFNFPAMVPLWMVSTAIAAGNAVILKPSEKVPSSAVWLAEAFHKAGLPAGILNIVHGDKEVVTGILEHPDIKAVSFVGSTPIAKHVYTTAAAHGKRVQALGGAKNHMVVMPDADLDGAADAAISAAFGAAGQRCMAVSVLVAVGDVADPLLEKIQDRMTGLTLGDGAREGTDVGPLITAEARDRAHRILGSAADEGATIVVDGRPAAEGMDGFFIGPSLVDNVRPGMQVYDEEIFGPVLSVVRVDSFDAAVSLINASRFANGVALFTRDGRSARQFQLEIEVGMVGINVPIPVPIGAFSFGGWKDSLFGDTHMYGPESFNFYTRRKVVTTRWPLPSESQIELGFPTN, via the coding sequence ATGACAACAGCAACCGTCTCCCACGTCGTCGGCGAGAAGCACATTGACACTGCGACACGTTCGCTCAAGGTATTCAATCCGGCCACTGGCCAGGCTATTCGGCAAGTTCCGATGGCCGACCTCGACTTCCTCAACGACGCGGTATCGATAGCCGCCGAGGCTCAGAAGCAGTGGCGCGAGACCGGCATTGCCAAGCGCAGCCGTGTCTTCTTCGAACTAGCGTCCATCATCCGACGTGACCAAGAGGAACTTGCGCGCATCATCAGTGAGGAGAATGGAAAAACGCTCCCAGATGCCGCAGGAGAAATTGCTCGCGGCCTGGAAAACGTCGAGTTTTGCGCTGGAGCCCTCAACCACCTCAAGGGGGAACACCTGGAGCAGGCCTCCGGCGGCATCGACGTCACTCAGCTCAAACAGCCACTCGGCGTCGTCGCCTGCATCACGCCATTCAATTTTCCGGCAATGGTGCCACTCTGGATGGTCTCCACGGCGATTGCGGCCGGCAATGCAGTCATCCTCAAGCCTTCGGAGAAAGTTCCCTCGTCGGCAGTGTGGCTTGCCGAAGCATTCCACAAAGCCGGGCTACCCGCAGGAATCCTCAATATCGTCCATGGGGATAAAGAAGTGGTCACCGGGATCCTTGAGCATCCCGACATCAAAGCTGTTTCCTTCGTGGGATCAACTCCCATCGCAAAGCACGTTTACACTACGGCGGCCGCACATGGGAAGCGCGTCCAGGCATTGGGTGGAGCGAAAAACCACATGGTCGTCATGCCGGATGCGGATCTAGACGGTGCCGCCGATGCAGCTATCTCCGCCGCATTCGGGGCGGCCGGTCAACGGTGTATGGCTGTATCAGTTCTCGTTGCAGTCGGTGATGTCGCAGATCCGCTGCTGGAGAAGATCCAAGACCGCATGACCGGACTTACTCTCGGTGATGGGGCACGTGAGGGGACTGACGTCGGCCCGCTCATCACAGCTGAGGCGCGGGACCGAGCACACCGGATCCTTGGTAGTGCTGCGGATGAGGGAGCCACCATTGTGGTCGATGGAAGGCCCGCCGCCGAGGGGATGGATGGGTTCTTCATCGGTCCGAGCTTGGTCGATAACGTTCGCCCGGGCATGCAAGTCTATGACGAGGAGATTTTTGGACCAGTGCTATCAGTGGTTCGCGTCGACTCATTCGACGCCGCCGTCTCACTCATCAATGCAAGTCGCTTTGCCAACGGAGTTGCCTTGTTTACCCGTGATGGCCGCTCGGCTCGGCAGTTCCAACTCGAGATCGAGGTGGGCATGGTCGGTATCAACGTCCCTATCCCGGTACCAATCGGAGCCTTCTCCTTTGGAGGGTGGAAGGACTCACTCTTCGGTGACACCCACATGTATGGGCCGGAGTCATTCAACTTCTACACCCGCAGGAAGGTGGTCACTACTCGCTGGCCGCTGCCTAGCGAGTCTCAGATCGAGCTGGGATTCCCTACAAACTAG
- the mmsB gene encoding 3-hydroxyisobutyrate dehydrogenase yields the protein MATIGWIGLGNMGGPMSTNLVKAGHVVRGFDLNPDAATRAAAAGVTVVESIAAACEGADAIFTMLPKGEHVLGVFGAPGGIWESASHNAILIDSSTIDIATSQKIHDASIDQGFSFVDAPVSGGTSGAAAGTLAFMLGGAPGDIKKAASFIEPMAGKIFEAGGPTMGLAAKIANNMMLFITMLANSEGSQLAEQLGLDPQVFWEIASASSGRSWSQQTWYPVPGIIDSAAANNNFNASFAVDLARKDVGLALDAGRDAGINLPAATLIAEQFDRLIEEGYADRDCTLVTKFVNPDESLRGWNPEL from the coding sequence ATGGCTACCATCGGATGGATTGGCCTCGGCAACATGGGCGGGCCGATGTCCACAAACCTTGTTAAGGCAGGACATGTTGTCCGCGGCTTTGATCTCAACCCTGATGCCGCGACTCGTGCTGCGGCAGCAGGCGTCACCGTCGTCGAAAGCATCGCAGCGGCGTGCGAGGGCGCAGACGCCATTTTCACCATGCTGCCCAAGGGTGAACACGTCCTGGGAGTATTCGGAGCCCCCGGCGGAATCTGGGAGAGCGCTTCCCACAACGCGATCCTCATCGATAGCTCGACTATCGACATAGCGACCTCACAGAAGATTCACGATGCCTCTATCGATCAGGGGTTTTCCTTTGTCGATGCTCCTGTCAGTGGCGGAACCAGCGGCGCTGCAGCAGGGACGTTGGCTTTCATGTTGGGCGGAGCACCAGGCGACATTAAAAAGGCAGCATCCTTCATCGAGCCCATGGCGGGAAAAATCTTCGAAGCCGGTGGCCCAACCATGGGCCTCGCTGCCAAAATTGCCAACAACATGATGCTGTTCATCACCATGCTGGCCAACTCTGAAGGATCTCAGCTAGCTGAGCAACTTGGGCTCGACCCACAGGTCTTTTGGGAGATTGCCAGCGCGTCATCTGGCCGATCCTGGTCTCAACAAACGTGGTATCCCGTTCCCGGCATCATTGACAGCGCAGCAGCCAACAACAATTTCAATGCCTCTTTCGCTGTGGACCTCGCACGCAAGGACGTGGGATTGGCACTCGATGCTGGGCGAGATGCTGGCATCAACCTGCCAGCCGCGACTCTCATTGCTGAACAGTTCGACCGACTCATTGAAGAAGGCTACGCGGATCGGGACTGCACCCTAGTTACCAAATTCGTGAATCCGGATGAGTCCTTGCGGGGTTGGAATCCCGAGCTCTGA